The Lentisphaera araneosa HTCC2155 region TTCCCTGAATCTAAATTGACATAAGTCCAAGGCCACTCTTTGACCTCCTTTACTAGGCCCGCTTTGACTGGATTATCTAGAATATAATGAATGGCCGTACAAAAATGTTTTTTCATCTCGAATAAATCGATCCCAATAATCTTCCATCCATATCTCCCCTGGGCGCGCGGGCGGCTCGCCCGCATTATTTCCCTCCAGCTGATTTAAGTCCCCTGGGAGCGCGGGCGGCTCGCCCGCATTATTTCCCTCCAGCAAAATCTTTTTGATTTCATGACTGGTATAACTTTTCCACGAATGCACCACACGATTTAAGCAATGATTTTCGTAAGTCTTAATCAAAAGATGAACGTGATTCGGCATCACTACATAAGCAATGAGGTCATAACGTTCATCATCGAAATGTCGCCAATTATCCACCACAACTTGTGCTATCTCCGGCCGTTTTAAATAACATGCTCCATAAGATTGATCGAGATATTTTTCGATAAGCTTTCGTTTTTGGGTTTTTTCAGCGGGCGAGCCGCCCGCGCTCCCAGCAATGACATGCTTAGGTAAACTATCGGCTAAACGGTAAGTAATCATTTGGTATTTATTCGCCACATCGTAATTAGGCAAAAATCCTCGGCTATGCCAAGCTTCCCTGTTTTCAAATTCTGGTCGTCTCATTTAAACCTCCACTCAGAAAACCTAATCCCTCGCAAATAAGGAAACAAGTCCCCCGGGAGCGCGGGCGGCTCGCCTGCATTTAAACAAACAACTTTTTAATGGACTCTGATAATCAAGGTTATTTTTTCTGGATTTTCTCTCTGTCTTTCTCCGTGCGTAAAGTAAATTATATGCAGAATAATAACAAAAAATGAAGAATAACTTCAAGATTAAAAGCTTTTAAAC contains the following coding sequences:
- a CDS encoding transposase, producing the protein MRRPEFENREAWHSRGFLPNYDVANKYQMITYRLADSLPKHVIAGSAGGSPAEKTQKRKLIEKYLDQSYGACYLKRPEIAQVVVDNWRHFDDERYDLIAYVVMPNHVHLLIKTYENHCLNRVVHSWKSYTSHEIKKILLEGNNAGEPPALPGDLNQLEGNNAGEPPARPGEIWMEDYWDRFIRDEKTFLYGHSLYSR